From a single Paraburkholderia edwinii genomic region:
- a CDS encoding AGE family epimerase/isomerase — MSPSAPTTATALSLREHFARVVLPTWRGAGFNEALTLPYEALAADGRRPLPAVRYRAMACARQLFVFAQAGDTDHAQRLFEALLHYFQDKRHGGWFYSVDTQGAPLDTTKDLYTHAFVVFACAEYGARSGNRDAFDMVHRTSAVIEERFSVLDGAHAGSHTSAHAAKNLLHGLYHAALNSDFSSVTGAPLQNPLMHLTEAWLAARQATGDAAYDTVLERLCNAVARAFVHAPTGCIAELPIGSADNWLEPGHQFEWFWLVRQAGGLLRQSGLDELLSRAFLFAQQHGVDATTGGVALALDEQGASRDATQRIWAQSEYLRALAVHPDAGVRAALPRQIERFSERFLSPQGWHECKTAAGDVTRDDMPSTTPYHLATAYAAL, encoded by the coding sequence ATGAGCCCATCTGCTCCGACGACTGCCACCGCGCTTTCGCTGCGCGAACATTTTGCACGCGTCGTCCTGCCGACCTGGCGCGGCGCCGGTTTCAACGAGGCGCTGACCCTGCCTTACGAAGCGCTCGCCGCCGACGGCCGCCGTCCGCTGCCGGCCGTCCGTTATCGCGCGATGGCCTGCGCGCGCCAGCTATTCGTGTTTGCGCAGGCCGGCGATACCGATCATGCGCAGCGGCTTTTCGAAGCGCTGCTTCATTACTTTCAGGACAAGCGGCACGGCGGATGGTTCTACAGCGTCGACACGCAAGGCGCGCCGCTCGATACGACGAAGGATCTGTACACGCATGCATTCGTGGTGTTCGCATGTGCCGAATATGGCGCCCGCTCAGGCAATCGCGACGCATTCGATATGGTGCATCGCACGTCGGCGGTGATCGAAGAGCGCTTTTCGGTGCTTGATGGAGCACATGCCGGGTCACATACCTCAGCACATGCCGCGAAGAACCTGCTGCACGGCCTCTACCACGCGGCACTGAATTCAGACTTCTCGAGCGTCACCGGCGCGCCGCTGCAAAACCCGCTCATGCATCTGACCGAAGCGTGGCTCGCCGCGCGCCAGGCGACCGGCGACGCCGCATACGATACCGTGCTCGAGCGCCTGTGCAACGCGGTCGCGCGCGCGTTCGTGCATGCGCCTACCGGTTGCATCGCCGAACTACCGATCGGCAGCGCGGACAACTGGCTCGAACCCGGGCATCAGTTCGAATGGTTCTGGCTCGTGCGGCAAGCGGGCGGGTTGCTGAGGCAATCGGGCCTCGACGAGCTGCTTTCGCGCGCGTTCCTTTTCGCGCAGCAGCACGGCGTGGATGCCACCACCGGCGGCGTCGCGCTCGCACTCGACGAACAGGGGGCGAGCCGGGACGCGACGCAGCGTATCTGGGCGCAATCGGAATATTTGCGCGCGCTTGCGGTTCATCCCGATGCAGGCGTGCGCGCCGCGCTGCCGCGGCAGATCGAACGCTTCAGCGAACGCTTTCTGAGCCCGCAAGGCTGGCACGAATGCAAGACAGCCGCGGGCGACGTCACGCGCGACGATATGCCGTCCACCACGCCTTATCACCTCGCAACGGCCTACGCCGCGCTTTAA
- a CDS encoding MBL fold metallo-hydrolase, translating to MKPAIEAFHDPATATISYVVHAGPGSPCAVIDSVLDYDPRAGRTSTHSADRIIAFVRETKLDVEWLLETHAHADHLSAAPYLREHLGGAIGIGEHIQSVQKIFGPVFNFEPEFHADGSQFDRLFVADETFRVGELDVTVLHVPGHTPADVAYQFDGAVFVGDTLFMPDVGTARCDFPGGDARMLYASIRRLLSLPGDTQLYMCHDYPPNGRGVCWHTTVADQRERNIHMHDSVEEHAFVEMRTTRDATLGAPTLLIPSIQLNIRAGVAPPPEANGIRYLKTPLNIL from the coding sequence ATGAAACCTGCGATCGAAGCGTTCCACGACCCTGCCACGGCAACGATCAGCTACGTAGTCCATGCCGGCCCCGGTTCACCCTGCGCGGTCATCGATTCGGTGCTCGACTACGACCCGCGCGCCGGGCGCACGTCGACGCATTCGGCCGACCGCATCATCGCGTTCGTGCGCGAAACGAAGCTCGACGTGGAATGGCTGCTGGAAACACACGCGCATGCGGACCATCTGTCCGCGGCGCCTTATCTGCGCGAGCATCTGGGCGGCGCGATCGGTATCGGCGAGCACATCCAGTCGGTGCAGAAGATCTTCGGGCCCGTGTTCAACTTTGAGCCTGAGTTTCATGCGGACGGCTCGCAGTTCGATCGCCTCTTTGTTGCGGACGAAACCTTTCGGGTCGGCGAACTCGACGTGACCGTGCTGCATGTGCCGGGTCATACGCCTGCTGATGTCGCGTACCAGTTCGACGGCGCGGTGTTCGTCGGCGATACGCTTTTCATGCCGGACGTCGGCACCGCGCGCTGCGATTTCCCCGGCGGCGATGCGCGCATGTTATACGCGTCGATTCGCCGGCTGCTGAGCCTGCCCGGGGACACGCAGCTCTACATGTGTCACGACTATCCGCCGAACGGACGCGGCGTCTGCTGGCATACAACGGTTGCCGACCAGCGCGAACGCAACATCCATATGCACGATTCGGTGGAAGAGCACGCGTTCGTCGAGATGCGCACGACGCGAGACGCGACGCTCGGTGCGCCGACGCTGCTGATCCCGTCGATCCAGCTCAATATCCGCGCGGGCGTCGCGCCGCCGCCCGAGGCGAATGGCATCCGCTATCTGAAGACGCCGCTCAACATCCTTTGA
- a CDS encoding MgtC/SapB family protein, which yields MPGNLELIARLVMAAALGSVIGFERERLSWAAGLRTHMLVCVGSTLIMIVSAFGFFDVLQNEHVVLDPSRVAAQVVSGIGFLGAGSILLRGEIVRGLTTAASLWSVAAIGLAVGGGLYTASIAATLIILVILAGIKPIERRFITVKQRRQMTVLVERGTLTFHSLHDALGPSAVRVKQFVVQQCDDSPELDEVVIVFSRVAPQEYKAVCEQLRQFPGVKEFRDNGSGAGQ from the coding sequence ATGCCAGGCAATCTTGAACTTATCGCACGGCTCGTGATGGCGGCCGCGCTCGGCAGCGTAATCGGCTTCGAGCGCGAACGCCTGTCGTGGGCGGCAGGGCTGCGCACGCATATGCTCGTGTGCGTCGGCTCGACGCTGATCATGATCGTATCCGCGTTCGGCTTCTTCGATGTGCTGCAGAACGAACATGTCGTGCTCGACCCGTCGCGGGTCGCCGCGCAAGTCGTATCGGGCATCGGCTTTCTCGGCGCAGGATCGATTCTATTGCGCGGCGAGATCGTTCGCGGGTTGACCACGGCCGCGAGTTTATGGTCGGTGGCGGCGATCGGCCTTGCGGTCGGCGGCGGTCTGTACACGGCGTCGATTGCCGCGACGCTGATCATCCTCGTCATCCTCGCGGGCATCAAGCCAATCGAGCGGCGCTTCATCACGGTGAAGCAGCGCCGCCAGATGACCGTGCTCGTCGAACGCGGAACGCTGACGTTTCACTCGCTGCACGATGCACTCGGTCCATCGGCCGTGCGCGTCAAGCAGTTCGTCGTGCAGCAGTGCGACGACTCGCCCGAGCTCGACGAAGTGGTGATCGTGTTCAGCCGCGTGGCGCCGCAGGAATACAAGGCAGTGTGCGAGCAACTCCGGCAGTTTCCGGGTGTGAAGGAGTTTCGCGACAACGGCAGTGGGGCTGGGCAATGA